In the genome of Deinococcus planocerae, the window TTCTGAACATCGCTCAACTTCATGGATTTAGTCTATAACAGAACACAATTACGGTCAAGGCGTAATCATGGGGCGTGAAGTGGGGCTTTGGGTGAAATGAGGAGCGACGGGGGGGCTGCCGCAGATCGTCTGGGAGGCGGTGCGTCCTAGAGCGCCGCACGATTGCCCTCCGCCTCACGCCGTACCATGCCCCGCATGGCCCGCACCGCCACCGTTCACCGCGCGACCAGCGAGACCGACGTGACCGTCGTGCTCGACCTCGACTCCGCTAGCCACGAGCCGCCCGCGACCGGGCACGGCTTCCTCGACCACATGCTCGACGCCCTCGCGCGACACGCCCGGGTGGGCCTGAGCGTGAAGGCGCGGGGGGACCTCCACATCGAGCCGCACCACCTCGTCGAGGACGTGGGGATCACGCTGGGGCAGGCGCTCACGCAGGCGCTCGGCGACCGCCGGGGCATCGAGCGCTACGGCAGCGCCTTCGTGCCGATGGACGAGACGCTCGCCCACGTCGTTCTCGACCTCTCGGGCCGCGCGCACCTCGCCTTCGAGCCGGAGAAACTGGACGTGTGGGGGGACGCGGGCGGCCTGACCCACTACCATCTGCGCGAGTTTCTGCGGGGATTGTGTAACCACGCCGGGGTGACCCTACACGTCCGCCTCCTCGCCGGGCGTGAGGCGCACCACGTCATCGAGGCGGTCGTGAAGGCGTTCGCGCGGGCGCTGCGGGACGCGGTGCGGCTGACCTCGGACGAGTTGGCGAGCACGAAGGGAGTCCTGTGAGCGCCCCTGAGGTTCTCCTCCTCGACTACGGCGCCGGGAATGTCCGCAGCGCCGCGAAAGCATTGGAACGCGCGGGAATGACGGTGCGTGTCTCCGACTCCCCCGCCGACGTGCCCCACGCGCCCGCCCTCGTCGTGCCCGGGCAGGGCCACTTCCGGCAGGTCATGGAGGCGTTCGACCGGGGGGGCTTCCACGGCCCGGTCATGGACGCCGCCCGCGCGGGCACGCCCCTCCTGGGCATCTGCGTGGGGATGCAGATGCTCCTCACCGACTCCGAGGAGGCGCCCGGCACCCCGGGCCTGAACCTCGTCCCCGGCACAGTCCGCAAGTTCGAGGCCGTCCCCGCGCGCAAGGTCCCGCAGATGGGCTGGAACAGCCTCGACCCGGTGGGCGACTCGCCCCTCTTGCGCGGGCTCGCGTGCCCCGCCTATGCCTACTTCGTTCACTCGTACTACGTGCCGCTGGAGGTGGACGTGGCGGCGGGTGCCGTCACCGAGTACGGGGTGCCCTTCTGGGCAGCCTTCAGCCACGGC includes:
- the hisB gene encoding imidazoleglycerol-phosphate dehydratase HisB, translated to MARTATVHRATSETDVTVVLDLDSASHEPPATGHGFLDHMLDALARHARVGLSVKARGDLHIEPHHLVEDVGITLGQALTQALGDRRGIERYGSAFVPMDETLAHVVLDLSGRAHLAFEPEKLDVWGDAGGLTHYHLREFLRGLCNHAGVTLHVRLLAGREAHHVIEAVVKAFARALRDAVRLTSDELASTKGVL
- the hisH gene encoding imidazole glycerol phosphate synthase subunit HisH encodes the protein MSAPEVLLLDYGAGNVRSAAKALERAGMTVRVSDSPADVPHAPALVVPGQGHFRQVMEAFDRGGFHGPVMDAARAGTPLLGICVGMQMLLTDSEEAPGTPGLNLVPGTVRKFEAVPARKVPQMGWNSLDPVGDSPLLRGLACPAYAYFVHSYYVPLEVDVAAGAVTEYGVPFWAAFSHGNVHATQFHPEKSGAVGLAILERFRRHVLEGREA